A genomic segment from Peromyscus eremicus unplaced genomic scaffold, PerEre_H2_v1 PerEre#2#unplaced_110, whole genome shotgun sequence encodes:
- the LOC131901546 gene encoding periphilin-1-like isoform X2 yields the protein MHITSKTKVLEKSSGFHEMRCGLKDGVTTSDFQEIKHRDGITTSDYQENKHLLGTIPVMATVVPKRPPLGDKRSSLLARPDEGGYSRYYCHVDYQKWDEGRCFSQNPRSGPPYKRGPYGSQWSRNEYATSRQPQYRAMRNGFRRRLFYSSHYSRQRSPHKRGAPFLRESHVGGKDSLPSRFGSSLSSRSRMCSFHQSRHQCKERAIQFLKTSRDTVPSGSSSKVLKSPSRLTEKEQADAASKWANENPKKSEENHLAEMSEVETGSKAPLCINQTEEPESNTRAGPELCEDSQLSSRSKAIASKITEIEKVYRQVCETFRMVVERLIEKDRSLDKSIQFAMKQSLHEIGEQHVEELKHFIMEYDNSTPDFGDPFEKN from the coding sequence AAGTCCAGTGGCTTCCACGAGATGAGATGTGGTCTGAAGGATGGTGTGACTACAAGCGACTTCCAGGAAATCAAGCACAGGGATGGTATCACTACAAGCGACTACCAAGAAAACAAGCACCTCCTTGGAACCATCCCAGTGATGGCAACCGTTGTGCCAAAGAGACcgcctctgggagacaagagatcGTCTCTGCTAGCCAGACCTGATGAAGGAGGCTACAGTAGATACTACTGTCACGTGGATTACCAAAAATGGGATGAGGGCcgctgtttttctcagaatccaaGAAGTGGTCCACCCTACAAAAGAGGCCCTTATGGCTCCCAATGGTCAAGAAATGAGTATGCCACAAGCCGACAGCCTCAATACAGGGCCATGAGAAACGGCTTTAGAAGAAGACTTTTCTATTCTTCCCATTATTCAAGACAACGATCTCCCCATAAACGGGGCGCTCCTTTTTTGAGAGAATCACATGTGGGCGGGAAGGACTCCCTACCCAGCAGATTTGGCTCCAGTCTCAGCAGTAGAAGCAGGATGTGCTCCTTCCATCAGTCTCGACATCAATGTAAAGAGAGAGCCatccagtttttgaaaacatcaagagatactgtgccttcaggttcttcatccaaggtgttaaaaagccccagccggctgactgagaaggaacaggctgatgctgcaagcaagtgggctaatgaaaatcccaagaagtcagaagaaaatcacTTGGCTGAAATGTCCGAGGTTGAGACGGGATCCAAGGCACCATTATGTATCAACCAGACAGAAGAACCCGAGTCCAACACAAGAGCTGGCCCAGAATTGTGTGAAGACAGCCAGCTTAGCAGTCGCTCAAAAGCGATTGCATCAAAAATCACGGAGATTGAGAAGGTTTACCGACAAGTCTGTGAAACTTTCCGGATGGTGGTGGAAAGGCTGATTGAAAAGGATCGTTCGTTAGATAAATCTATACAGTTTGCAATGAAGCAGAGTTTGCATGAAATAGGTGAGCAACATGTTGAAGaactcaagcatttcattatggagtatgataattctactccagattttggagacccttttgagaagaattag
- the LOC131901546 gene encoding periphilin-1-like isoform X3, with amino-acid sequence MRCGLKDGVTTSDFQEIKHRDGITTSDYQENKHLLGTIPVMATVVPKRPPLGDKRSSLLARPDEGGYSRYYCHVDYQKWDEGRCFSQNPRSGPPYKRGPYGSQWSRNEYATSRQPQYRAMRNGFRRRLFYSSHYSRQRSPHKRGAPFLRESHVGGKDSLPSRFGSSLSSRSRMCSFHQSRHQCKERAIQFLKTSRDTVPSGSSSKVLKSPSRLTEKEQADAASKWANENPKKSEENHLAEMSEVETGSKAPLCINQTEEPESNTRAGPELCEDSQLSSRSKAIASKITEIEKVYRQVCETFRMVVERLIEKDRSLDKSIQFAMKQSLHEIGEQHVEELKHFIMEYDNSTPDFGDPFEKN; translated from the coding sequence ATGAGATGTGGTCTGAAGGATGGTGTGACTACAAGCGACTTCCAGGAAATCAAGCACAGGGATGGTATCACTACAAGCGACTACCAAGAAAACAAGCACCTCCTTGGAACCATCCCAGTGATGGCAACCGTTGTGCCAAAGAGACcgcctctgggagacaagagatcGTCTCTGCTAGCCAGACCTGATGAAGGAGGCTACAGTAGATACTACTGTCACGTGGATTACCAAAAATGGGATGAGGGCcgctgtttttctcagaatccaaGAAGTGGTCCACCCTACAAAAGAGGCCCTTATGGCTCCCAATGGTCAAGAAATGAGTATGCCACAAGCCGACAGCCTCAATACAGGGCCATGAGAAACGGCTTTAGAAGAAGACTTTTCTATTCTTCCCATTATTCAAGACAACGATCTCCCCATAAACGGGGCGCTCCTTTTTTGAGAGAATCACATGTGGGCGGGAAGGACTCCCTACCCAGCAGATTTGGCTCCAGTCTCAGCAGTAGAAGCAGGATGTGCTCCTTCCATCAGTCTCGACATCAATGTAAAGAGAGAGCCatccagtttttgaaaacatcaagagatactgtgccttcaggttcttcatccaaggtgttaaaaagccccagccggctgactgagaaggaacaggctgatgctgcaagcaagtgggctaatgaaaatcccaagaagtcagaagaaaatcacTTGGCTGAAATGTCCGAGGTTGAGACGGGATCCAAGGCACCATTATGTATCAACCAGACAGAAGAACCCGAGTCCAACACAAGAGCTGGCCCAGAATTGTGTGAAGACAGCCAGCTTAGCAGTCGCTCAAAAGCGATTGCATCAAAAATCACGGAGATTGAGAAGGTTTACCGACAAGTCTGTGAAACTTTCCGGATGGTGGTGGAAAGGCTGATTGAAAAGGATCGTTCGTTAGATAAATCTATACAGTTTGCAATGAAGCAGAGTTTGCATGAAATAGGTGAGCAACATGTTGAAGaactcaagcatttcattatggagtatgataattctactccagattttggagacccttttgagaagaattag
- the LOC131901546 gene encoding periphilin-1-like isoform X1, with product MMWGSIHLNALHQGCQGFGRKPFSTPISILDHRSMGQEALAPPWSPDQCTQLPVPFPCVHLGAVFCQKSSGFHEMRCGLKDGVTTSDFQEIKHRDGITTSDYQENKHLLGTIPVMATVVPKRPPLGDKRSSLLARPDEGGYSRYYCHVDYQKWDEGRCFSQNPRSGPPYKRGPYGSQWSRNEYATSRQPQYRAMRNGFRRRLFYSSHYSRQRSPHKRGAPFLRESHVGGKDSLPSRFGSSLSSRSRMCSFHQSRHQCKERAIQFLKTSRDTVPSGSSSKVLKSPSRLTEKEQADAASKWANENPKKSEENHLAEMSEVETGSKAPLCINQTEEPESNTRAGPELCEDSQLSSRSKAIASKITEIEKVYRQVCETFRMVVERLIEKDRSLDKSIQFAMKQSLHEIGEQHVEELKHFIMEYDNSTPDFGDPFEKN from the exons atgatgtggggcagcatccacttGAATGCACTTCACCAAGGatgccaaggttttggaaggaagccttTCTCCACTCCCATCTCAATATTAGACCATCGGAGCATGGGACAGGAAGCTCTGGCCCCACCCTGGAGTCCTGATCAGTGTACACAGCTGCCTGTCCCTTTCCCTTGTGTCCATCTGGGAGCagtcttctgccag AAGTCCAGTGGCTTCCACGAGATGAGATGTGGTCTGAAGGATGGTGTGACTACAAGCGACTTCCAGGAAATCAAGCACAGGGATGGTATCACTACAAGCGACTACCAAGAAAACAAGCACCTCCTTGGAACCATCCCAGTGATGGCAACCGTTGTGCCAAAGAGACcgcctctgggagacaagagatcGTCTCTGCTAGCCAGACCTGATGAAGGAGGCTACAGTAGATACTACTGTCACGTGGATTACCAAAAATGGGATGAGGGCcgctgtttttctcagaatccaaGAAGTGGTCCACCCTACAAAAGAGGCCCTTATGGCTCCCAATGGTCAAGAAATGAGTATGCCACAAGCCGACAGCCTCAATACAGGGCCATGAGAAACGGCTTTAGAAGAAGACTTTTCTATTCTTCCCATTATTCAAGACAACGATCTCCCCATAAACGGGGCGCTCCTTTTTTGAGAGAATCACATGTGGGCGGGAAGGACTCCCTACCCAGCAGATTTGGCTCCAGTCTCAGCAGTAGAAGCAGGATGTGCTCCTTCCATCAGTCTCGACATCAATGTAAAGAGAGAGCCatccagtttttgaaaacatcaagagatactgtgccttcaggttcttcatccaaggtgttaaaaagccccagccggctgactgagaaggaacaggctgatgctgcaagcaagtgggctaatgaaaatcccaagaagtcagaagaaaatcacTTGGCTGAAATGTCCGAGGTTGAGACGGGATCCAAGGCACCATTATGTATCAACCAGACAGAAGAACCCGAGTCCAACACAAGAGCTGGCCCAGAATTGTGTGAAGACAGCCAGCTTAGCAGTCGCTCAAAAGCGATTGCATCAAAAATCACGGAGATTGAGAAGGTTTACCGACAAGTCTGTGAAACTTTCCGGATGGTGGTGGAAAGGCTGATTGAAAAGGATCGTTCGTTAGATAAATCTATACAGTTTGCAATGAAGCAGAGTTTGCATGAAATAGGTGAGCAACATGTTGAAGaactcaagcatttcattatggagtatgataattctactccagattttggagacccttttgagaagaattag